One genomic segment of Candidatus Hydrogenedentota bacterium includes these proteins:
- a CDS encoding PHP domain-containing protein has protein sequence MNDWIDLHLHSDCSDGADTPEQVMIRAFDCGAAAVALTDHDTVKGVGAARQKAEALGMRYLNGVEISASFESNEMHILGLGIAPNAAQLGVFLDEASKERLHRAVQIMERLDKAEVASRAQMEPYLEDLAQPGRIHVAVALHELGVVRRVQEAFDRYLNRGCAAFVPKTLPSAEKVIQVIHDAGGLAFVAHPGLGYTLRKRLGVLLRLPFDGIEVWHISHTTAMIHRLKGLAEERGLLLTGGSDCHGDIKKERPVMGRVRAPYSCYEKIEEALAQTESDNDIETVPVTI, from the coding sequence TTGAACGATTGGATTGATTTACATCTGCACAGTGATTGTTCGGACGGCGCAGACACGCCGGAACAAGTGATGATACGTGCCTTCGATTGTGGTGCCGCCGCCGTCGCACTGACCGATCACGATACGGTCAAAGGCGTCGGCGCAGCACGACAAAAAGCGGAAGCGCTCGGTATGCGTTATCTTAATGGCGTGGAAATCAGCGCCTCGTTCGAAAGCAATGAAATGCATATCCTCGGCTTGGGAATAGCTCCGAATGCCGCGCAACTGGGCGTCTTTCTCGACGAAGCAAGCAAGGAACGACTTCATCGTGCTGTCCAAATCATGGAACGTCTTGATAAAGCGGAGGTAGCATCCCGTGCGCAGATGGAACCTTATCTGGAAGATTTAGCACAGCCCGGTCGCATCCACGTAGCCGTGGCACTTCATGAATTGGGTGTGGTTCGTCGGGTACAAGAAGCTTTTGACCGTTATCTAAACCGAGGCTGTGCCGCTTTTGTGCCCAAAACGCTGCCCTCGGCGGAAAAGGTTATCCAAGTCATCCATGACGCCGGCGGACTCGCCTTTGTAGCCCACCCCGGTCTGGGCTATACCCTTCGCAAACGCTTGGGCGTACTCCTCCGACTGCCCTTCGACGGTATTGAAGTCTGGCATATCAGTCACACCACAGCGATGATTCACCGCCTTAAAGGGCTGGCGGAAGAGCGCGGACTGCTCCTTACAGGCGGCAGCGATTGCCATGGGGATATCAAAAAGGAAAGACCCGTTATGGGCCGTGTCCGGGCGCCCTACTCTTGTTATGAAAAAATAGAGGAAGCCTTAGCGCAAACGGAGTCTGACAACGATATTGAGACAGTTCCTGTAACTATTTAG